A window of Chlamydiales bacterium STE3 contains these coding sequences:
- a CDS encoding Uncharacterized protein (Product derived from UniProtKB/Trembl:D1RAL9) encodes MGKFKYLLLLFIPAYIFIHYIPSKRSDWFNPNFITYEKESWPTCQSTLLDSENIPILHEIFQKPFTFLGSGNQTFAFSSADGKYVLKFFKFQHLKGFQHLHYLPKFSWLKNYQAKKFISNQKRIQQVFSGHFLALTKDRENSGLIYAHLNPQESIPFTAKIIDRNQILYEISLNDVVFVVQKKGVSSNQFFRDLLNRGKVAEVKASLRALLCMYLEEYHLGVYDRDHNVMHNTGFYKNRPIRLDVGKLRYDEEMKLYERYIIDLRKVVWERIDRWMRKYYPLYREEIAKELAIFLNEIALL; translated from the coding sequence ATGGGCAAATTTAAATACCTCCTTCTACTTTTTATCCCTGCTTATATTTTCATTCATTACATACCCTCTAAACGTTCCGATTGGTTTAACCCCAATTTCATCACCTATGAAAAAGAAAGCTGGCCGACTTGCCAATCTACTCTTCTCGACAGCGAAAATATACCCATCCTTCATGAAATTTTTCAGAAACCGTTTACATTTTTAGGAAGTGGAAATCAAACATTTGCTTTCTCCAGCGCAGACGGGAAGTACGTTCTAAAGTTTTTTAAATTTCAACACCTCAAAGGTTTCCAACACCTCCACTACTTGCCTAAATTTTCATGGCTAAAAAATTATCAAGCAAAAAAATTCATCAGCAATCAAAAACGTATTCAACAAGTTTTTTCAGGCCATTTTTTAGCTTTGACGAAAGACAGGGAGAATAGCGGATTAATCTACGCACATCTCAATCCGCAAGAATCCATTCCCTTTACTGCTAAGATTATTGATAGAAATCAGATTCTTTACGAAATTTCCCTCAACGATGTTGTCTTTGTCGTACAAAAAAAGGGTGTCAGCTCGAACCAATTCTTTAGAGACCTTCTTAATCGTGGAAAAGTAGCCGAAGTCAAAGCCTCTTTACGTGCCTTACTATGCATGTATCTCGAGGAATATCATTTAGGGGTATACGATCGCGATCACAATGTAATGCACAACACTGGATTTTACAAAAATCGCCCCATCCGTCTCGATGTGGGCAAATTGCGCTATGATGAAGAAATGAAGCTTTATGAACGCTATATCATTGATTTGAGAAAAGTGGTTTGGGAAAGAATTGATCGTTGGATGAGGAAATATTACCCCTTATATCGAGAGGAAATTGCTAAAGAGTTGGCAATTTTTCTCAATGAGATTGCTCTTTTATAA